One window from the genome of Mucilaginibacter ginsenosidivorans encodes:
- a CDS encoding TSUP family transporter has translation MSGMTLFILVVIGLAAGILGGMVGLGGGIILIPALVMFLAMDQRMAQGTTIAIMLPPIGLFGAYNYYKAGYVNIKYALVIAVVFMVGGYLGSKLALNIPAAMLKKIFAVVLVLIAAKMVFTK, from the coding sequence ATGAGCGGAATGACTCTTTTTATCCTGGTCGTAATCGGCCTGGCGGCAGGTATCCTGGGTGGCATGGTGGGCCTGGGAGGCGGCATTATCCTGATACCTGCTTTGGTAATGTTTTTGGCGATGGATCAGCGTATGGCGCAGGGCACAACCATTGCCATTATGTTGCCGCCTATCGGCTTGTTCGGGGCGTACAATTATTACAAGGCAGGATATGTGAATATAAAATATGCGCTGGTTATTGCCGTGGTTTTTATGGTAGGCGGCTACCTGGGTTCGAAACTGGCGCTGAACATACCGGCCGCCATGCTTAAAAAAATATTTGCGGTGGTACTGGTGCTGATAGCCGCCAAAATGGTTTTTACCAAATAA
- a CDS encoding rhodanese-like domain-containing protein has protein sequence MKPRYLALLLFSLAGLTAGAQQLQLYDNTNYKAIYFKQACDLISKTPNLVLLDVRSPGEYADTSQYVGSRIGRLKGSVNISIDSVEKHFNDLKALKGRPFLVYCSHSQRSRRVSKFLADSGFTNIYSLNGGMTEVNRTPDAAFPCKSSLYTSNLPYKLIPPDDAVAFVKDKTNLVIDVRPAAQFNGTDSAEFNNIGRFKNATNIPHDQLDQQIGKLAKYKERPILVVDLSLTAEVNAAEKLTKAGFKNVSVLYDGIDAFILRFPSASRERKELLTGEPGYKLVGVKETVDLLNNSPNTVVADIRPKDQFENKAEQKFLNLGRIKNAVNLVSQEQLEGYLANKAKTTPVLIYGSFSAGTRGMKGMPVASPSELAKKLAAEGYTHVYLLYNGIYDVVWSAANVDGLQSAKGILTDHEGLY, from the coding sequence ATGAAACCCAGATACCTTGCGCTGTTGCTTTTCAGCCTGGCCGGTCTTACCGCCGGCGCGCAGCAATTACAATTGTACGACAACACCAATTACAAGGCCATTTATTTTAAACAGGCCTGCGATCTTATCAGCAAAACGCCCAACCTGGTGTTGCTTGATGTACGCTCGCCCGGCGAGTATGCCGATACCAGCCAATACGTGGGTTCGCGCATAGGCAGGCTTAAGGGCTCGGTCAATATTTCTATTGATTCTGTCGAAAAGCATTTTAACGATCTGAAGGCTTTAAAAGGCAGGCCATTCCTGGTTTATTGTTCGCATAGCCAGCGCAGCCGCCGGGTGAGCAAATTTTTGGCCGACAGCGGCTTTACCAATATTTACAGCCTTAACGGCGGCATGACCGAAGTTAACCGGACGCCAGATGCCGCGTTTCCGTGTAAATCGTCCCTATACACATCCAATTTGCCCTATAAATTAATACCGCCCGATGATGCGGTGGCGTTTGTGAAGGACAAGACCAACCTGGTGATAGATGTACGGCCGGCGGCCCAGTTTAACGGGACGGACAGCGCCGAATTTAACAATATAGGCCGCTTTAAAAATGCAACCAACATACCGCACGACCAGCTTGACCAACAAATAGGCAAACTGGCAAAATATAAGGAACGCCCTATACTTGTGGTTGATCTGTCGCTTACAGCGGAGGTAAATGCGGCGGAAAAACTAACTAAAGCCGGGTTTAAAAACGTGTCGGTGCTGTACGATGGGATCGATGCTTTCATCCTGCGTTTCCCGTCGGCCTCCAGGGAGCGGAAAGAGTTGCTTACCGGCGAGCCGGGGTACAAGCTGGTGGGTGTAAAGGAAACCGTCGACCTGTTAAATAACAGCCCAAACACCGTAGTTGCCGATATACGCCCGAAAGATCAGTTCGAAAACAAAGCCGAACAGAAATTCCTTAATCTCGGTCGCATAAAAAATGCGGTTAACCTGGTGAGCCAGGAGCAATTGGAAGGCTACCTTGCGAATAAAGCCAAAACCACCCCGGTATTGATCTACGGTTCTTTTTCGGCCGGGACGCGCGGCATGAAGGGTATGCCTGTAGCCAGCCCGAGCGAGCTTGCCAAAAAATTGGCCGCCGAAGGTTATACGCACGTTTACCTGCTTTATAACGGCATTTACGACGTGGTTTGGTCGGCCGCCAATGTGGACGGCCTGCAAAGCGCCAAAGGTATATTAACCGATCACGAGGGCCTGTATTAA
- the tcmP gene encoding three-Cys-motif partner protein TcmP, producing MNEFGGNWTEAKMEIVVGYAKAYLTIMSKQTWAKTLYFDGFAGSGLIGSSEHTEAIKGTALRILDIDQPKPFDIYYFVEKDEKNKLSLQSKIESDYFGKNAHVIKADCNSKLIDMARYLNNNKNYRALAFIDPYGMTVNWESIEALKGLGIDLWILVPTGLGVNRLLKNDQNIPEPWLKKLEQFLGLSREEILKYFYSTTTINTLFGDQTSVNKEKSIIQKIGNLYTQRLKTIFEFVSESFVMRNSTNSIMYHFMMATNNKNALKIANDVIKPKYRL from the coding sequence ATGAATGAATTTGGAGGCAATTGGACCGAAGCCAAAATGGAAATAGTAGTTGGATATGCAAAGGCCTATTTAACAATTATGAGTAAACAAACATGGGCTAAAACTCTATATTTCGATGGCTTCGCAGGGTCCGGCCTAATTGGATCAAGTGAACATACGGAGGCTATTAAAGGGACAGCTCTTCGCATATTAGATATTGACCAACCCAAACCTTTTGACATATATTACTTTGTAGAGAAGGACGAAAAGAATAAATTGTCTCTTCAGTCAAAAATAGAAAGCGATTATTTCGGCAAGAATGCCCATGTTATTAAGGCTGACTGTAATTCCAAGCTAATAGATATGGCTCGGTACCTAAATAATAATAAAAACTATAGGGCACTTGCATTTATTGATCCTTACGGGATGACCGTTAATTGGGAGTCAATAGAAGCGTTAAAAGGATTGGGAATAGATTTATGGATTTTAGTGCCAACCGGGTTGGGTGTAAATAGATTGTTAAAGAACGATCAAAATATTCCTGAACCATGGCTTAAGAAATTAGAACAATTCTTAGGTTTATCAAGAGAAGAGATACTAAAATATTTTTATTCAACGACAACAATAAATACATTATTTGGCGATCAAACGTCAGTTAATAAAGAAAAAAGTATTATCCAAAAAATTGGTAATTTGTATACGCAAAGATTAAAAACCATTTTTGAATTCGTTTCAGAGTCATTTGTAATGAGAAATAGCACTAATTCTATTATGTATCATTTCATGATGGCTACCAACAACAAGAATGCATTAAAGATTGCAAACGATGTAATTAAACCAAAATACCGATTATAA
- a CDS encoding DUF5131 family protein codes for MAQSNIEWTELTWNPVTGCKKISPGCKFCYAEVMSRRLKAMGVEKYKDGFNIRLHPNELNTPFTWRKSKIVFVNSMSDLFHPDIPVEFIKAVFGVMNNTPQHIYQVLTKRSERLLELSGELNWTDNIWMGVSVENEKYTKRIDHLSQTGAKTKFLSIEPLIGPVKTLNLDKIDWVIVGGESGHKARPVRKAWIDFVKAECERKKVAFFFKQWGKPKFNVNPDDPTIEAEHPQHAKGGCELDGKVYREMPGKAA; via the coding sequence ATGGCACAATCAAATATAGAATGGACAGAGTTAACCTGGAACCCGGTTACAGGTTGCAAGAAAATAAGCCCAGGCTGCAAATTTTGTTATGCCGAAGTGATGTCAAGGCGCTTGAAGGCTATGGGGGTCGAGAAATATAAAGACGGATTTAATATCAGGTTGCATCCCAATGAGTTAAACACGCCGTTTACCTGGCGGAAATCAAAGATCGTGTTTGTCAATTCCATGAGCGATTTATTTCACCCTGATATACCTGTTGAATTTATCAAAGCTGTTTTTGGCGTTATGAACAATACACCGCAACATATTTACCAGGTACTTACAAAGCGTTCGGAAAGATTGCTGGAATTATCGGGTGAACTTAACTGGACGGATAATATCTGGATGGGTGTTTCGGTAGAAAATGAGAAGTATACAAAAAGGATCGACCATTTGTCGCAAACCGGCGCTAAAACCAAATTTCTGTCCATAGAACCGCTTATAGGGCCGGTTAAGACCTTAAATCTTGACAAAATTGATTGGGTGATAGTCGGAGGCGAATCGGGTCATAAAGCCCGGCCAGTAAGAAAGGCGTGGATCGATTTTGTAAAAGCTGAATGCGAAAGAAAAAAGGTCGCTTTCTTCTTTAAACAGTGGGGTAAACCTAAGTTTAACGTCAATCCCGACGACCCGACGATAGAAGCCGAACACCCTCAACATGCTAAAGGTGGTTGTGAATTGGATGGAAAGGTTTACAGAGAAATGCCCGGCAAGGCGGCTTAA
- a CDS encoding Gfo/Idh/MocA family protein, with translation MIRFGIIGCGRISHRFMQGLKAVEGAELTAAWSRRAESVEHFVTQYGGKACASLDELLESDIDAVYIATLPDTHAFYSIAALNAGKHVLCEKPATVNLAQLDEVLRVAREKKLLFMEGMKPPFFPLYRKLKEYLETDPIGEVGYVRAGSSVADLSQDHPNFSYELIGGG, from the coding sequence ATGATCAGGTTCGGCATCATCGGCTGCGGGCGCATAAGTCACCGTTTTATGCAGGGGCTTAAAGCGGTTGAGGGCGCTGAACTAACTGCTGCCTGGTCGCGCAGGGCGGAGAGTGTTGAACATTTCGTTACCCAATACGGCGGTAAAGCCTGCGCAAGTCTTGATGAGTTGCTTGAAAGCGATATAGACGCCGTTTATATTGCCACGTTACCCGATACCCATGCTTTTTACAGCATAGCTGCGCTTAATGCCGGAAAGCATGTGCTTTGCGAAAAACCGGCTACCGTAAACCTTGCCCAACTGGATGAGGTATTACGCGTCGCCCGGGAAAAGAAATTGCTTTTTATGGAGGGGATGAAACCTCCTTTCTTCCCGCTTTACAGGAAACTAAAGGAATATTTGGAGACCGATCCTATCGGCGAGGTGGGTTATGTGCGGGCGGGATCTTCGGTAGCCGATCTGTCGCAGGATCATCCTAATTTTAGCTACGAGTTGATTGGCGGGGGATAA
- a CDS encoding N-acyl-D-amino-acid deacylase family protein, whose translation MLKLKLLLFSCLLPSLLFAQKHFDIILKHGKIIDGAGNPWFYGDVGIIKDKIVSIGDLSKRKAKKTIDAAGLIIAPGFIDVHTHIEGDEKKTPTADNFIYDGVTTVITGNCGSSNIDIAKYFKQLDSIRLSINVATLIGHNDVRRAVLGEKAITPDSAQLQQMENLVEQAMRDGAVGFSTGLIYTPGLYSKTPEVIALAKAAAKYHGVYTSHMRNESDKIFDAINEAIDVGREAGMPVEISHFKVGLPNWNKSDQMIAMVEKARAEGLDVTVDQYPYTASSTTLNVLLPDWLLDGGRDSVMKRLADPVIHQKVVDEMIKDMTRRGRQHFDYAVVAHCDSDTTLNGKNIMQINIIKGGAPTIPNEIETILDITKTGSASMVFHGMNEDDVENILKFPLTMVASDSGIRLFGSGVPHPRGYGSNARVLGYYVREKHLIRLEDAVRKMTSLPAQKFHLTGRGLLQPGMFADIVIFDAGTVKDESTFEHPHAYSVGFKYVLVNGQLTVDNFKHTGTRNGAILRGPGFEQKK comes from the coding sequence ATGCTGAAGCTTAAATTACTCCTATTTTCTTGCCTCCTCCCCTCCCTGCTTTTCGCGCAAAAGCATTTTGATATAATCTTAAAACACGGGAAGATTATTGACGGAGCCGGCAACCCCTGGTTTTATGGCGATGTGGGTATCATCAAAGACAAGATCGTCAGCATTGGCGACCTGTCAAAACGAAAAGCAAAGAAAACTATCGATGCTGCGGGCCTCATCATCGCGCCTGGATTTATCGATGTGCATACCCATATCGAAGGCGACGAAAAGAAAACTCCTACTGCCGATAATTTCATTTATGACGGCGTAACAACCGTTATCACCGGCAATTGCGGCAGCTCGAACATTGATATTGCAAAATACTTTAAACAACTCGATAGCATCAGGCTTTCTATTAACGTAGCTACGCTGATCGGCCATAACGATGTTAGGCGGGCGGTATTGGGCGAAAAAGCCATCACGCCAGATTCGGCCCAATTACAGCAAATGGAAAACCTGGTGGAACAGGCCATGCGCGATGGCGCCGTGGGTTTTTCAACAGGGCTTATCTATACGCCGGGACTCTATTCAAAAACGCCCGAGGTTATCGCGTTAGCAAAAGCCGCCGCAAAATATCATGGGGTTTATACCTCGCACATGCGCAACGAGTCGGACAAGATATTTGATGCCATTAACGAGGCCATTGATGTAGGCAGGGAGGCAGGCATGCCGGTAGAGATATCGCACTTTAAAGTGGGGCTGCCCAACTGGAACAAATCGGACCAGATGATAGCCATGGTGGAAAAGGCCAGGGCCGAAGGTTTGGATGTCACCGTCGACCAATATCCCTATACAGCCAGCAGTACCACGCTGAATGTTTTGCTGCCCGACTGGCTGCTGGATGGCGGGCGCGATTCGGTAATGAAGCGGCTGGCCGATCCGGTGATCCATCAAAAAGTGGTGGATGAAATGATCAAAGACATGACCCGCCGCGGACGCCAGCATTTTGACTATGCCGTAGTAGCCCATTGCGACAGCGACACCACGCTAAACGGCAAAAACATCATGCAGATCAACATCATCAAAGGCGGGGCGCCAACCATTCCCAACGAGATAGAGACTATCCTGGATATTACGAAGACCGGTAGCGCCTCGATGGTGTTCCATGGCATGAACGAGGATGATGTAGAGAATATCCTCAAATTCCCGCTGACCATGGTAGCGTCCGACTCGGGCATACGGCTGTTCGGCTCGGGCGTGCCGCACCCGCGGGGGTATGGCAGTAATGCACGGGTTTTGGGGTACTACGTGCGCGAAAAACATTTGATAAGGCTGGAGGATGCCGTGCGCAAGATGACATCCCTGCCTGCACAAAAGTTTCATTTGACCGGCAGGGGCCTTTTGCAGCCGGGCATGTTCGCTGATATTGTTATTTTTGACGCTGGCACCGTAAAGGATGAATCGACGTTCGAACATCCGCATGCGTATTCGGTTGGCTTTAAGTATGTTTTGGTAAACGGCCAACTAACTGTTGATAACTTTAAGCATACCGGTACCCGAAATGGTGCTATTTTGCGTGGCCCTGGATTTGAGCAAAAAAAATAA